A single window of Nicotiana sylvestris chromosome 3, ASM39365v2, whole genome shotgun sequence DNA harbors:
- the LOC138887574 gene encoding COP1-interactive protein 1-like, which translates to MNKKRKDRVATTHPDGTTALTSRLNPDVEEEDDDRSPLSMRTRSSERDVQVPRLEAVESGTSGFSRAKERGVLEEDVDVASNRAAGFDAASASRIVGPDGSGFGAFQEYGSLFGQISDPNDLIQNFPVSSGELRDAKRMMGATVGTLFRGGGFIANFFDSVFDGADLDVSGTLKVANMLLQQCKYMYDHAILRLRGELSCHEKEHNKVSSKLQNSEACGAQGDKELGELRASLEAALREKAALVAQLKDKVDELGQLWGKVGKANHEFTELQARVSAHSEAKERAQSATSVLEVQIQAAHMNDSTQAKMITRLSFELSMAKTEVENVQAEVVMNNTMAEQKMSAHSRSVAAIKDELKKALDRANNKRECERCRSHRETPEEIHARGFDLSKEIGQAKGEECDAKFLISDDEDDEEETAGP; encoded by the exons ATGAACAAGAAAAGGAAAGATAGGGTGGCCACTACTCATCCTGATGGAACTACCGCCCTAACCTCTAGGTTGAACCCTGATGTTGAGGAGGAGGACGATGATAGAAGTCCATTGAGTATGAGAACGAGGTCGAGTGAGAGAGATGTACAGGTACCCCGGTTAGAGGCTGTGGAGTCTGGGACGTCTGGGTTCAGCAGGGCTAAGGAGCGGGGGGTCCTCGAAGAGGACGTTGATGTAGCTTCGAATCGTGCGGCCGGATTCGATGCAGCTTCTGCCAGCAGGATCGTTGGTCCTGATGGGTCAGGGTTTGGGGCTTTCCAAGAATATGGGTCTCTATTTGGACAAATCAGCGATCCGAACGATCTTATTCAGAACTTTCCAGTCTCATCAGGAGAGCTGAGGGATGCTAAAAGGATGATGGGCGCCACGGTTGGTACTCTTTTTAGAGGGGGAGGCTTCATTGCCAACTTTTTTGATAGCGTATTCGATGGAGCTGATCTCGATGTCTCTGGTACCCTTAAAGTAGCGAATATGTTACTGCAGCAG TGTAAATATATGTATGATCATGCCATCCTTCGTCTTCGTGGGGAACTTTCTTGCCACGAGAAGGAGCATAATAAAGTTTCTTCTAAACTACAAAACTCGGAGGCTTGTGGTGCCCAGGGAGATAAAGAGTTGGGGGAGCTTCGGGCCTCTTTGGAGGCGGCGCTTCGGGAGAAGGCCGCTCTTGTAGCTCAG TTGAAGGACAAGGTGGATGAGTTGGGACAACTCTGGGGCAAGGTCGGCAAAGCCAATCATGAATTCACTGAGCTGCAAGCGCGTGTTAGTGCCCATTCTGaggccaaagagagggctcagTCCGCGACATCTGTTCTTGAGGTGCAAATTCAGGCCGCTCATATGAATGATTCCACTCAGGCGAAGATGATCACGAGACTCTCATTCGAGCTATCAATGGCAAAAACTGAGGTGGAGAACGTCCAGGCCGAAGTTGTAATGAATAATACCATGGCGGAGCAAAAAATGTCGGCTCATTCAAGGAGTGTTGCTGCCATTAAGGATGAACTGAAGAAGGCCCTCGATCGTGCAAACAATAAAAGGGAGTGTGAGAGGTGCAGGTCCCATAGGGAGACCCCCGAGGAGATTCATGCTAGAGGCTTCGATCTTTCGAAGGAGATCGGACAAGCCAAAGGAGAAGAGTGTGATGCAAAGTTCCTGATAtccgatgatgaggatgatgaggAGGAGACCGCTGGACCGTAG
- the LOC138887575 gene encoding uncharacterized protein encodes MVVTNEKNELIPTRTVTGWRVHMDYHKPNKVIRKDHFPLPLQDQMLDRLAGRAFYCFLDGYSGYNQILILQRIKKQLFLHVLMVPSHSRGRHLGCAMHRNSFDNYLETWIKYWQDVTKQTWCSIGRNVISWLRNIVLGHKISKNGIEVDKAKIEMISKLQPPTSVKDGVLEEEQREIIRACHSSPYGGHMAEQERRPKC; translated from the exons atGGTGGTCACTAATGaaaagaatgagttgattcctacaagaacggtgacTGGGTGGAGAGTGCATATGGACTATCATAAGCCCAACAAAGTCATAAGGAAGGATCATTTTCCACTTCCCTTAcaagatcaaatgcttgatagattggccggacgtgctttctattgtttccttgatgggtaTTCCGGATACAATCAAATTCTTATTCTCCAGAGGATCAAGAAACAACTatttttacatgtccttatggtaccTTCACATTCTCGCGGACgccatttgggttgtgcaatgcaccG GAATTCTTTTGATAATTATCTAGAAACTTGGATAAAGTATTGGCAAGATGTGACGAAACAAACttggtgctcaattgggagaaatgtcatttcatggttgaggaacattgtccttggccacaagatctcaaagaatggCATTGAAGTCGACAAAGCTAAGATTGAGATGATTTCTAAACTTCAACCTCCAACTTCAGTGAAAG ATGGAGTACTGGAGGAGGAACAACGTGAAATTATTAGGGCTTGTCATTCTTCGCCATATGGTGGTCACATGGCGGAGCAAGAACGGCGACCAAAGTGTTAA